The genomic interval TATAACGGtaacaatatatcataatatatataaaaaaaatgtatcaaagtGTTACTTAATTCAAACATAATCAcgccattaaaaaaaaaaggcaattATTTCATAATCAAAACTTATTGTCCAAGTCCAACTGATCGCGACATCAGGGTCCACACCACACGAGACGCGTTAGCACAGCTGCATCCATATTAATAATTTAtctaacacatgtacacaaaatattacaaGTGACACCACGTCCAACAGGGTATATAACAGTCAGtatttacaagaaaaaaaaatgaaggaaCTTTAAGTccaccctgtatatattctaatATTTTATTGACTATTCCGCAGGAATTCTGGCAAGTTAATTCCCCTGGGGGTGTGGTCTTGCCCCCATCCCCTCACATAggttgtgaccttgacctcatcTCCATTGAAGTCCACGTCGACGGTCTCGTCCCGTGATTGGTGTACTCCCGGGAAGAGATTCACAGATTCCACACTTGCCACATTTGCAGCCTCAATACGGCGGAGAGCTGCAGCTTCCCGGAAGCTGGCTGTACGACGCGAAACCTCAGCCACAGGAAGTTGAGCCTCCCCTGGTGAGATGTACCGATAATTGGACTCCATAGAACCTTGACACCTGCCAACATTGGTCCTCGCCACATCAACAGGTAGATGATGAGATTTTGTCATGTGCCTCTGAAGCTGCTGCTTGTTGATAACCCTCTTGGGACAGGTGCCAACACAGCAAGGATACTTTTTGATGTAGGGACGATGAATCTGCACCCAATGCGCTACCAGATTCCTGTACTTGGTGTAGATCATGTCTGTACCACATGATGCCACAGGACAAGGCATGCCAGACTCCCTCCAGACAGGTCTTAAATCCCTGTCCAGGGCCTGCACCTCACGTACTTCAACCGTCAAATCAAGTACATCCATATCTGCAGACACAAAAATTACAAGAAAAATGGTAAGcatttataaaatgaataattatcaGTTAGtatataatgcatatatatgtgCGCGCTATAGTATATACCGAGTGATAATACCTCATATCCAACTCAATTTCATGTATgtcaatttcaaatttaatactGCTAGCTATCAACAAATTTAGTACTGATCAAACAATACTAGACGTAaagtgtatatttacatttataatccATATAAACTTCCCTTAGTCACAGttaattttattgtataataatataaattaaccattatataataatgatatggtatatataaactattcAGCTTAAACTAACATGCTCATATAATTCAATGTTACTTTATTACTTCTTTTTAAGGAAAAGAGAATTGaaggaaagaaaaagaaaggaGAGGAAAGAAAAAGAGATGGTAGAAGACATTCTGTGGAACCGGGCCCTGTACTTATGGTGAAAATATTTTCCTGTGGACTACCACCCGACCAGCACGAGTTTTAACTGGAGTTTTCACCGGAGTTTCAACATTCCCCATTTCTGATGTCATGTCACCTACATCTACATCAATTCCAGGCTCTGAATCAGATGAACAAGTCTCGTTCTCTTCCATCCAGGCCTTCGGAACAATTACCCCCTCATAAGGTTTTAAATGGTCTACATGAACACTTACGGATCTACTTTTAGGTTCTTTTTGTATCTCATAAGTTACTTCTGATATGACCTTGACGACCTTGTAAGGTCCTGTCCAACCTTGACCTAGTTTACATGCTAAGGCTGGAGGGTACCACCTCCATACAAAATTGCCTACAGAGTAAGTCCTAGGTTTTAGCCCACAATCATAATGTTTAATCTGGCGAGCAGCCGCTTCACCAAGATATCCATATGCATACCCAAATGCACTCCCCAAGGTTTTCCTTAGCCATTCTACATATAACTGCGGACAAGTTTCTACTGAAGATGATGAAGGAACACCCATCATTATATCTAAAGGACAGTTGGTTTCTCTCCCTAACCTatcctggtcacggcaccaGTTTGTAACAGGCGAGGTACACCTGTCTAGTCGTAAAGTATAGTACCCAGGTTCTGTACTCGAGGTTCCGTTGTGTAAGTAATAATAGGCTATAAGTGGAATAAGCAAGAAAGGCAGATAAACATTCAATAACACATTTATTAAACCCCGTGGACATTTGACGAGTTTATACATACgcaaatacaaacaataatacCTAGAAATATACGTACCCTTACTACCCTATCACCTAGTATATAACCCTGTCCTACTCAGTAGCTACTTATAACTTCGCCTACCGGTATACAGATGTGTGTGTAATAAACCACCCCATCCCGGTTCCACAGAATATGTGACTACaatgttaataatataaagtacCCTACACTACTACATCACAGTTAGAGTTAGAGAGAGAGAAGCTAAAGAATGAGCTGACCTGCGACTAAACGCATCCGTCTGGCTATCGAAATACACGTGCAGACGCTATTTATACTCTAGCCAACAATACACAATAACTAACCAATGAGAGCTAAGATTACATAACGATTACGGAAGAATAGATTAGCGGAAGTAGATATACTTCCGGTATATAACTAACGACGCTTAGTGAAACACGAGGTATGttctaatatatataacctacacTATTCATTCCTGCTACAGTAGCATCCCTTGctggctgggattcaaatttatgtaACCAGGGTCGTAAAAACTCGAACTCTAGACAAGTTCGGTTTTATGATGGTTGTTTTATTTCCCAACCTAAACCTAAAATGGGCAACGATTCAACAATGAAACAGATCATAACACGACTGACGCACACCAAATGGATTCACGCCTCTCACTCCGGAGAgtagggccaaaaggggttcttttgacaatatttaagatattaacgacttcttctctggacctaagcaatgtttgccatatatatttgttaagggaggctgcggtatgttcgtgttaggtctccttgtgataggccggaacttttgccgatttatagtactacatcactgaagcatactgccgaattCGAAGACACTCccgcccggtcacattatactgacaacaggaaAAGAAGTCGTTCCACTCTTAATATGTTGAGCGCTaggcaggagtagcaactaccattttaatgaCCTAGCTGGAGACAAAGTTTAAGAATTAATATGCTTATATCTAAATGCATATCTTGAGTAAAGTCCATATTTACTTCAGTTGAATATAAGAATAAAAATTAAGTCTGAAAGGACAAATCAAACTATAacgataaaataaataaagttacatGATGTTAACCATGAGCTTCATAAAACACTACTACTCGAAACtggtctttttttttaattttttttgttgacGCCATTTTGCTACGGATTTTTCAACAAGCTCGGAGGACTCGCTAACTTCTGGACAATTTGTTGTCATGTGTCATCAACATGTCATCCTTGATTGAACTTCCTAATCTGTTTTCGAGACGCTTCACAgcactgcccccccccccccccccctcctctctCTGGACATACATTAGACACTGGCATCGTCAAATATATCTGCCAGTATTACCATATGAGGAAATAATTTCTCAAAGTCATCTCTCTGCTGCATTTTCCTCTGCAAACATTCTTGTGTTGGGCTACATTTACTGTCATCATCGTCTCCTTATGACAGCACCACTGCTTTCCACTGCAAGAAGAGATATTTAAGTTTGTGCCACTCAGCAACTACCTAATCTTTTTGTGACTCGTCAGCATCCGTTAAAAAGTGGTCTACAAGAACTTTGACATTACTGGTGCCATACTCCTTAAATGTAGCAAGTGGATTGAACATGTAAAATGCCCTGACAACCGGCAATGAGTCTTGGAATCGGTTTGCAATGTTCTTATGGCCTTTATGTATTGCTGAAGTGATTTCTTTGCAATGTCAAAATCTCTGTCAGATCCTTTCAGAATGGAGCCTAATAGTCGGCTACTTGATGTATGCAGTCCAGTGTACTATATGGTTGGATTGATACGACTGAAATTAATGTTACCTGTCTGGAAGATCTTGTTGAGCTAGGATCGAGTGTAGTATGTACACAGTACTGATGAATTGGAAGGTCTTCATTCTTTGTAGAAGGGCATAAGCACTCTCACCCAGTATATTCAAAGTATTGAGGATGCAAAGTAGATCGTCATAGACAGCCTGGATAGAGAGATCAAATGACAACCATCTTGTGGCATAGGCTTTCTTCAGCTTTTTccggaggccgtccttaaatgactgttattaggacgttaaataaaataaaccaaaccaaaccaaattatgtCATGTCCCTGTACGTCTATATTAACATCTTTAGAATAAAATTGTTCATATAGTTTTCTAGATCCGAGTAGTTCATGTTTCTGGCTGACATGGTCATCTACACGAGTAACTGTCACAGCACCAACCACCTTGCGTGTTTTCAGTCCTAACGCGATGGTGTCACTTTGCATCTGTCATAGTTGATATGCctgtataattatcataatgcctgtataattatcataaagCAGCTCTGCAGGTAgagcgtaagaattgtacctggtGCATCCATTGCAggatcgtaagaggcgactgaatttgggatcttatcttttctcttctgtcttaaaaactttcttcttcctaatgtctcccttgacaatgcctcaattttggcctttagttgagcgttggcccctgtgaggaaggctttaggttctgtcccctggccgagacataccagagtctttaaaaatggtagttgctactcctgcttagcgctcagcatattaggagtgggacgactggttcacccgatgtcagtataatgtgtgctgctgggtgtcttcggcagtatgctccagtgaggtagcactataaatcggcaaaagtcccggcctaccacaaggagacttcacacaaacataccgcacgcacgggaggccgtccttaaatgaccttagctgttaatatgacgtcaaacaaaataaaccaaaccaaacctgtaGGTGCTCTGCAGTGAATGATTATTTCAATTGAAGGAACATTCAATCTCATTCCTAAGGCGACAGTTGCAAAAAAATAGTCTAATTTTAGGACAATCTTGAGCAAGTTCACTCACAATTAACTGTTTCATGTAATCCTTAAGCTTTTCACATATACATAATAGTCGGAAGGGATTTCTCTAGCATCTGCTTCAGTTCTGTTATTACAGGTTTCAGTATTTCATCGAATTTCTCGTATTCCCTGATATTTTGGAGTCTTCATTGAACACACAAGTAAATATTTGGTCGACCTAGGTTCATCGTTTTCACAACAGGGTCCTTGTACATAGGAATATCACATCAAGTTGAAGTGCAAATAAGATGATGTGGTTGACAGATGTGGGAATGTATACATGTCAGCTCTTCCAACTCCTTAAATGCCGGTCTAAATCCTTCACCCCTGCAGAGAGGAAAATTTAtaagtgtagcggaactggactgtgTTGATCATCGGCcaccaggtagctcagtggtagagttcggagggtcccgCGTTCGAACCTCGGTCTAGCTGCTACATTTTCTACTGTTGCATAAGTGatagatatttatttagaaacaatatcaaaaacCACCACACGTATCAGAGAACAAATACAAGATGATAGAAATGGCATAGATCTATTTCATGATTAGTCAGACATATTCTATTTGCGGAAGGGCAAAAATATCAAGACACTCAATATGTAAGAATGTGTATGAATATGTTTATGAATGAGTATGTACGAGCTGgtagttaaaatatatagctGTGCTGGTCGgaaaagtgaaaaaaatcaaaGCCATTTTCTATTTTCCTTTCTTTATTCCGATGCAACAAAAACCTCGAAGATTAGGGTAGAGACCTTCTACACATGTTAACAGACCTCAACAAATGCCTAAAATTACCTACTAATGAATTGTCAACCTCTGtaaaaattgacaaataatACATTTGCCAACAATAATCCTATGATTGTCATCGGCAATATTGCCTAAAATAGGCAAATGATGTAAATTGCcaacaatatgtaaatttggCCTAATAAATTGTCAACTATGCAGAAGATTGATATTAAATGGAAAGTTGCCTATACAAGTTTTTGACTTGCCTTTAGAATCCCTGcagaattgttttttttctacaatATGCGTCCATGTAATTGATTTATTCGAATGAAATTATTTACAAGATGTATTAAAAACATAACGATAAAATGACAATAGAAAAATGATGTGTTCTGGATTTACAAAAAGGCTAATTACTTAATTCCCACACGATAAAATATGCCTGGACAAATGCCGGAAAAATATGGTGACTTATTTCTCTGATTCacattgtaataaatatacCACGTGATCTAAGTAAACTGCAATTATCCCATTTAGAGCCAAGTATTAAGAGATCCAAAAACAAATTacgatatataaaatatgtatacagcTGTAACAATGAATGAAAAATGTGCCAGAATTACCACGTTTTCAAAACCACGTGCTAACTGCAAAAAATGTCATTCTTAATGGTGCTGCTCGTTTTGCTTTCCCGGTCTAGCCGATTTAGCCGTTTCTAATCCTGCCGATCGCCCCGAAAAAATTTCAGCGGGACAATCGGGACAAGATGGCGGCTTGAAAGGTGAGGAGAGGTTTCGTATTTGTGAATTTCATCAATTGAGTAATATTAGGTGTGAAGTCGAAGCAAATTATTGCGTCGATAAGCGATATGAAGTGAAGTTGAAGCAATTAAGGAGATTTTGTCTTATATATAGCAAGtatgatactgtatataaacgttgTTGCAATCATCCCATGTACAGCACGTGTTTATTATTAGTATAACAACAGGAACTTGACGTTCTGTCAATAAgaatacagtaggtatataactcatataaaataccatgtatactgtagtatacagggtatttttttaacatataggttattaaatattcttattgctcctaatatatatatatataataacccaTAAAAATACAGGTTATTAGGCCAAgcttataacattatattattgtcAATCTCATGTGGTACAATTTATTAGCGCAACTACATAGGTTTACTTTTGGTTTATCTGTGCATACGGACAATGTAGgagatatatttgatattgctGATTTCTTAAAAGAATATCAGAAGATAAAGTGTACTTTCAAAACTTTGAAATTATGGCAGCTAAACGTGTGTTGCGACCCATATAGGTATCCGGTACCTAACCATACACAGGTGTGCTGTTCAAGACCCATATCAGTATAGCATGTGTGTATTAGACATTTGTAACGAACCCCTATGATAGGCCTACAAGTGAATTTGTTGTAATTCATAGATGGACGTAACACCAAAGTGGACCTGCTTTTTGTGTGCCCAGCCAGCTCCATTCCACTCTCTTGCTTCACTAGAAGCGCAGGAAAAATCTGGaaacacagagatatatatagaCGGTGATTACAAGTGAGTATAATTACAAAGAAAATCTTGTGAGTTATGTTAAACATTTGACACAAGGCCGTGAAATAGAGGAGAATTAATTATAAAAGACATATTAgtttaattatatactgtaattacGATTTTGTTATCGGTCTGTATTTGATGTTCTATATACTATGGGACGATGGTATGTCTTCTTAGTGggaacaatatatacagtagtacatgtattagtatTCAAAATTATCGATTACATAACATACATAGCAGCATCTTTTAACGAGAATGTTCCTGATCACAGGATTTATTTGCGCTGCCCGTCCTGCAGGAGGTGTTTTCATCTAAGCTGGAAAGGCAAggggaaaatgaaaaaaaggaaaaggacAGTTGACACAGTTACAGAAACCTTAACCGGTCTCTTTGAAAAACGAGAAATGCAAACTGCAAAGCGGCACAAGGAAAAAATGAACATAATGAAATCCTTCATTGATGTTTTAAGAGGAAAACAAGATTCCTCTGCAGCTCATTCCAATTCCCCAAGTGCGTCTTCTGATGATGATTAAATGacgatatatattttattatcttatCCCAGTTCTGCCTGAAGATTCTTTTTTATAGTCTATTATCTGTGCCAGGTGCCAAGTTTATTTCTTAAATGTCTTGAAATTGTGTTAATTCTTGTTTTATGatcatattatactgttaaatgtgtttacatatatttagaGAAGACAGTGAGGTTCACTACCCAGTGCGTCTCAAATCaaatttttcttaaaaatgttggtttttttgCTTGTTTCAATCTTATTACTTTTTCagttatattaaataaatgtaaCTTCAAATATTTGGGCTAGGTGCAAGATGTAATTGTAACTATATATGAAATTACTGACAATTAGTTGTTTGCCCGAAATTGTTTTTTATGATCAATGAAAAGTGAACGACAGCGTATTTGCTCTGTATTCtgtttgtttcaatatatgtattgaaaGAGGAAAGTGcaatttctttttgtaaaagttaaatgaaatgttgtttaTGTAGTTAAGGTAATTTTCATGCAATTATTTCTACTTACAAAATAGCTATGCTTGTAACTGCATATATGGAGCACCAAATTAATACATTGCGATAATCctgaatacattttaacatgatAAAAATGTGTACACATAATCAATTAGATTTAAATtgaattcatttaatttgtaGATTTAATTTATACATAGTATGTGTGGTTGAACTTCTCTTTAAATCTAGTAACCCAACTTTAcagatgttttttttccccaagtAAATCCATCTCCAAAACAAATATAGTTTAAttacatgaattattttatGATCGAAAACACTTATTTGGTGCTCCATAAATGTACTAATGGCAATATGACCACTTCGTTATTGCATACAATAATTACCgacaaatgtttgttgttaaaTATGATTATCATTACGTTTTTTAATTTGCTAACTTTGTGCTAGTGATCAAGaataattatatagttatactcattttacttaaaaattgttaaaaaaaactgaatatCATGAGCTGATCAGTTTTTCAGTTTGCTGCTTTTGTTAGCTGTATTTCTTAAGGAAGaatacatgttgttactgttattactattttctttttttaaataaatgttttcaatttacatgtatcttaatCTTGTATTTCCACTCGCTATGAACAAAGTTAAGGATatgtgttatgtacatgtacctgttttGAAGCACATATTGGGCCGCATATTTGTACAATATGGAATTCAGTTTTGTTTGGTAAATTGACAACTGGTCAAATTAATCAACAGAAAAAAGAACAGTAGTCgtacatgtttaatatttacTAAGTTTATCTTGCCACTAACAATCGCTTCAACCATGGATTTAAGatgatatatatgtcaatgtGCACTTCAGCAATTACCTCATATCAGTTCGAAAGAAGCTGACAACAAATCAAAAATGGAAATGACAGTTTCATGATAATTGcctttacatgtacatataaggTGTGGAGACAAGCTTATCTAGGAGGTAAATGTTCATGAACTGACGATCAATGATTTAATGCAAGGCTGTTAGTTATTTGTAACCTCTTCGTTATCCCTAAATGGGAATTTTCCCTCTCGTTGATAACATTATCATCATCTGTTTGAAGTTCATCCACTGCCATTAGTTCCTCTATACCATCCAAATCATTTTGTAGGATACAAATGTTGTGTATCACACAAGCAGCAGTAACAATATCACAAGTTGTTCTGATGGATTTACAGTTCAAATACCTCAGTTTACGAAAACGTCCTTTGAGCAATGCAAAGGCACGTTCAATCACCTGCCTCTTTGATGATAAAGCTTTGTTGAACAGTGTTTGTCTTGTAAGGTGACCATTATCTTTATATGGGGCAAGAAGCCATTCTTTTAATGGATATGCACCATCCCCCAAAATATGGTATTCTCCATTATTGCAAAGTCTGAATCCGTTTTCACAAATGCTGGAATTGTTGAAAACCTTTGCATCATGAACACGACCTGGCCAACCGACATTTATACTTATAAAATACAAGTCATGTGTGCAGACGCCCTGCAAAAGAATGAGTGGAATCCTTTCCTGTTGTAATATGCATTAGCATCCTCTGCTGGAGCTTCGATTGGGATGTGTGACCCATCTATTGCTCCAATGATATTTGGGAATTCATATGAACCTGTATCATTGAAGCGTTCTGATATTGACAAATAATCACCAGTCGTTGGCCATTTGATGAATTTCTTCAATGAAGAGTTAATTGCATTAATTACTTGTTCCCTACACTTCAAAAACGAAGAATCGGTTACACCAAATCTGTCACTTAAACTACGTATTGTATCCATTGACGACAAATAACGAATGGTCATCAGTACCTTCTTCTCCATCGGAATCGGTTCTCTACCTCATGCACATACACGTTGTTTTAACTGTTCACATTCACTAAGGTGTTGACAAAGGACATCAAATGTTTCACGATTCATTTTAAAAAACCTTGTGAAGTCTTCTGGTAAGTAGTTCGGGATTGTTTCTTCAAAATACCCTTCTGTTTTTGTTCGATCTTCTCGTAAACTGCAAGTCAAACaataaattatcaaatgaaaaGCTACAGCCTACATAACCGTCAAAAGAATAAACCTAACAAGATTATTTCATCGCTTCTGTTATCTGAAATCTGAAACCCCTATTTGGACCCTAGGTAGTATTAAATATTGCCTAGGATCCTGTAAATACTGTATGGAAAAGGACAATAGTGTATCCAATGTGCGCGTTTTttaagtatacatgtagttattacAATAATACATCAAAAAAGCCAAAAGGCTTAGTTCGATGTCTAACAGTGATTACAGTGATAACAACCAGATGGTCTTGAAAATACACTTACAACGTCCCCCCCATgtacaattattttatttttcatacaaaatttgtaCTTACTGCGTTGTGAGGTGTTGAGTCGCCTCCATCAAGCATTCCATTTCTTCCCCTTCACTATCACTTTCCATAAACATATCCAACATTGCCAACGCTATTGCATCGGCCGCCATCTTGCAATACAGCCGGTACACTCGATTCGAAAATGCGCCGGTCACATGACCGGCTCTCCCGAAGTTGAGTCGGCATGTGTCGAAACGAGCAGCACCCCTGTTTCGCTGCCGAACTATTTATAGATTTGTaacctgccctgcaggtagggcgtaagaattgtacctgctgcccccattgcatgatcgtaagaggcgactaaatttgggatcttatcttttctcttctttcttaacaactttcttcttcctaatgtctcccttgacaatgcctcacttttggtctttagttgagcgttcgccgctgtgaggaaggttttgggttctgtcccctagccgagacataccagagtctttaaaaatggtagttgctgctcctgcttagcgctcagcatattaggagtgggacgactggttcgcccgttgtcagtataatgtgaccgggtggggtgtgctgctgggtgtcttcggcagtatgcttcagtgaggtagcactataaatcggcaaaagttccggcctatcacaaggagacataacacgaacataccgcatcctcccaaaacacacataaacgtaagaggcgactaaatttgggatcttatcttttctattctttctgaacaactttcttcttcctaacgtctcccttgacaattggtttggtttggtttggtttattttgtttaacgtcctattaacatctaaggtcatttaaggacggcctcccgtgcgtgcgacatgcatgcgtgtggtgagtgcgtatgcgtgttttgggaggctgcggtatgttcgtgttaaatctccttgtgataggccggaacttttgccgatttaaagtgcaatctcactgaagcatactgccgaagacacccagcagcacatcccacccggtcacattatactgacaacgggccaaccagtcgtcccactccaaatatgctgagcgctaagcaggagtagcaactactatttttaaagactctggtatgtctcggctaggggacggaacccaaagccttcctcacaggggcgaacgctcaactaaaggccaaaaggttgaggagtaggattttatagcaaatt from Pecten maximus unplaced genomic scaffold, xPecMax1.1, whole genome shotgun sequence carries:
- the LOC117321433 gene encoding uncharacterized protein LOC117321433 — protein: MDVTPKWTCFLCAQPAPFHSLASLEAQEKSGNTEIYIDGDYKIYLRCPSCRRCFHLSWKGKGKMKKRKRTVDTVTETLTGLFEKREMQTAKRHKEKMNIMKSFIDVLRGKQDSSAAHSNSPSASSDDD